A genomic region of Nitrospirota bacterium contains the following coding sequences:
- a CDS encoding DHH family phosphoesterase, with product MRSPSSLLSAPCFRLVADMHRRWFLNRTNAEFISYLSRSTSISPVFTQILINRGIKTPAEVQDFLNPGISGLSDPFDLPGMREAVERIKVARRQGERVFVHGDYDADGLTATTIMVSALRTSGLDVQYFIPHRITHGYGFNIVGVEAAHKAGAALIITVDCGIGSFETAAYARNLGIDLIITDHHEPTQKVGKRKTEHEPKGSKSSRPDFEIPQAVAVINPKCSPELSRLTVLCGAGIAFKFAQAMAMDSDIAFSEDDLLPLLDLAALGTVADVVPLIGENRIIIREAMPHIQNGSRLGMRALKQAAGLDKRQLKAGLLAFTMVPRINAAGRIGDARNVVRLFLSDSEQEAYDLAAWLDRTNSERQKIEEIVYQDALAQLKGIDAETVIVLAKEGWHPGVLGIVAAKIAESFNRPAFVFAIESGFAKGSGRSIPSFDICEGLSECRDLLISYGGHKQAAGVKLRANDLPAFQQRLRQIVQREISGEDLVPTLEIHASVLLNQLDSQLMRELELLEPFGYGNPEPLLGARELEIMYPKILKDRHLKMKLRKNASYFDAIGWDMGHLLEDLGQAAIFDAVFTPSYNDWNGNRNIQLVLKGLRPST from the coding sequence TTGAGAAGCCCTTCTTCTCTTCTCTCTGCTCCATGTTTTCGGCTCGTTGCTGACATGCACCGCCGCTGGTTCCTCAACAGGACCAACGCAGAATTCATTTCTTACCTTTCCCGTTCAACATCCATTTCCCCCGTATTCACCCAAATCCTTATCAACCGCGGCATAAAAACACCGGCTGAAGTTCAGGACTTCCTGAATCCTGGCATCTCCGGCCTTTCGGACCCCTTTGACCTGCCGGGCATGAGGGAAGCTGTTGAACGGATCAAGGTTGCGCGCAGACAGGGAGAGAGAGTCTTTGTTCATGGCGACTATGATGCAGACGGGCTGACAGCCACAACTATCATGGTGAGTGCGCTCAGAACCTCCGGACTGGATGTCCAGTATTTTATTCCGCATAGAATAACCCATGGATATGGGTTCAACATCGTCGGCGTTGAAGCGGCCCATAAAGCTGGGGCAGCACTGATTATCACCGTTGACTGCGGTATTGGTTCCTTTGAAACTGCCGCGTATGCGCGAAACCTCGGCATCGACCTGATCATCACCGACCACCACGAACCGACACAAAAAGTAGGGAAACGTAAGACAGAGCATGAGCCAAAAGGTTCAAAAAGCAGTCGCCCCGATTTCGAAATCCCTCAGGCAGTGGCGGTCATCAACCCGAAGTGTTCTCCTGAGTTGTCTCGACTTACCGTTCTTTGCGGAGCCGGCATCGCCTTCAAGTTTGCCCAGGCTATGGCCATGGATAGCGACATCGCATTTTCTGAAGATGATCTTCTGCCACTTCTGGATCTTGCCGCCCTCGGCACGGTTGCAGATGTTGTTCCCCTTATCGGTGAAAACAGGATCATAATCAGGGAGGCCATGCCGCATATTCAAAATGGGAGCAGGCTTGGCATGCGGGCGCTGAAGCAGGCCGCGGGATTGGACAAAAGACAGCTGAAGGCCGGACTTCTTGCCTTCACCATGGTGCCAAGGATCAATGCAGCAGGCAGAATTGGTGATGCACGTAATGTAGTAAGGCTCTTTCTTTCTGACTCAGAGCAGGAGGCCTATGACCTTGCAGCGTGGCTTGACCGGACAAACAGCGAACGCCAGAAAATCGAGGAGATCGTTTACCAGGATGCGCTTGCACAGCTTAAAGGCATTGATGCAGAAACGGTCATTGTGCTTGCAAAAGAAGGATGGCACCCCGGCGTTTTAGGCATTGTGGCCGCAAAAATAGCAGAGTCTTTCAATCGTCCGGCCTTTGTCTTCGCCATAGAGAGTGGATTTGCAAAGGGCTCCGGCCGCAGTATCCCGTCATTCGATATCTGTGAGGGGCTTTCAGAATGCAGAGATCTGCTTATCTCATATGGCGGCCATAAACAGGCCGCAGGGGTAAAGCTCAGGGCAAATGACCTCCCTGCCTTCCAACAACGGCTGCGTCAGATCGTGCAGAGGGAAATCTCGGGAGAAGACCTTGTTCCAACCCTTGAGATACACGCATCTGTTCTGCTCAACCAACTGGATTCACAATTGATGCGTGAGCTTGAACTCCTCGAACCTTTCGGATACGGCAACCCGGAACCTCTCCTTGGAGCCAGGGAACTGGAGATCATGTATCCGAAAATACTTAAAGACCGGCACCTGAAGATGAAGCTCAGGAAAAACGCCTCGTATTTTGATGCCATAGGATGGGATATGGGTCACCTGCTGGAAGATCTCGGTCAGGCAGCCATCTTTGATGCAGTCTTTACGCCCTCATATAACGACTGGAACGGCAACAGAAACATCCAGCTTGTCCTCAAAGGACTTCGCCCCTCAACGTAA
- the yajC gene encoding preprotein translocase subunit YajC, with protein sequence MFTDLAYAMGANPQAGQGQGGGLMGFLPLILIFVIFYFMLIRPQQKRAKETKAMIDNLKKGDKVITSGGEYGVVEEVKPSENVKVKYGKGFIASVRTEEDE encoded by the coding sequence ATGTTTACAGACTTGGCTTATGCGATGGGCGCGAACCCGCAGGCAGGACAGGGACAGGGCGGCGGACTGATGGGATTCCTTCCTCTTATCCTTATCTTTGTTATTTTTTATTTCATGCTCATAAGGCCCCAGCAGAAAAGAGCAAAAGAGACAAAGGCCATGATCGATAACCTGAAAAAAGGAGACAAGGTCATAACCTCCGGCGGCGAATATGGTGTTGTCGAAGAGGTTAAGCCAAGCGAAAACGTAAAGGTAAAATATGGCAAAGGCTTTATCGCTTCTGTCAGGACAGAAGAAGACGAGTAG
- the yidD gene encoding membrane protein insertion efficiency factor YidD, which produces MKILFIAIIRLYKYMISPLLPSSCRFIPSCSEYAIDAVRKYGALKGSALAARRILRCNPFHEGGVDPVK; this is translated from the coding sequence ATGAAAATACTATTCATAGCGATCATCAGGCTCTATAAATATATGATATCACCCCTTCTCCCCTCCAGCTGCAGGTTCATACCATCCTGTTCTGAGTATGCGATCGATGCGGTCAGGAAGTATGGCGCATTGAAAGGCTCGGCCCTTGCCGCTCGCAGGATTCTGAGATGCAACCCTTTTCATGAGGGCGGGGTTGATCCGGTCAAATAA
- the yidC gene encoding membrane protein insertase YidC, with protein MDNKTIIAVVLSFLVIVGSQYLFPGEPQKAPEQKPAEQQPAPAIKDPAQKAAPPKTVAETIAADEKEVTVENDLFSAVFTSRGGTIKSWTIKPYKDKAGKDVVLLGKPGIVPAAGMGTSSSFDLANVNFSVIGGPLKLDTTNKTGTLVFEYAKEGKSVRRTYTFSSDTYQVDLTDEVSGFPEYWITLGSDFGIYEKDDSIHVGPTVLTGSDLKDLKAKDLKEPKVFHENLKWIAQQDKYFFAALVPAGPVEEAKAFLVQDSPVVAFKAKSGSIKFHLYAGPKEDGRLAALNIGLEHVIDFGFFSIVARPLFWILKFFYQFLGNYGWAIILITIVTRIPFIPLMTKSQKSMKKLQEIQPLMNEIKEKYKKDPQKQQAEMMALYKKHKVSPLGGCLPMLLQIPVFLALYQVLLRAIELRGAPFMFWITDLSGPDTLFGHIPAILPLVGGLALGPLPLLMGATMFIQQKMTPSTMDPTQAKMMLMMPLIFTFVFLNMASGLVLYWLIGNILGIIQQFFVNRSLANEPAH; from the coding sequence ATGGACAATAAAACCATCATTGCAGTTGTGCTCTCTTTTCTTGTCATCGTCGGATCACAGTATCTCTTCCCAGGCGAACCTCAGAAAGCCCCGGAACAAAAGCCTGCTGAGCAGCAGCCGGCACCGGCAATAAAAGATCCTGCACAGAAGGCAGCCCCCCCAAAAACAGTTGCAGAGACTATTGCTGCTGATGAGAAAGAAGTTACTGTGGAGAATGATCTTTTCTCTGCGGTATTTACCTCTCGCGGCGGCACGATCAAGTCATGGACGATTAAACCATATAAGGACAAGGCCGGCAAGGATGTTGTGCTGCTGGGAAAACCGGGGATTGTCCCTGCCGCCGGCATGGGGACAAGCAGTTCCTTTGATCTTGCAAACGTCAACTTCTCCGTAATCGGCGGACCCCTGAAGCTTGATACTACGAACAAGACAGGAACGCTTGTTTTTGAGTATGCAAAAGAGGGCAAGTCAGTCAGAAGGACCTATACCTTTTCATCTGATACATATCAGGTTGATCTTACCGATGAGGTTTCCGGTTTTCCTGAATATTGGATAACCCTGGGAAGTGATTTCGGCATATATGAGAAGGATGACTCTATCCATGTCGGGCCGACCGTACTTACCGGCTCGGACCTCAAGGATCTGAAAGCCAAAGATCTGAAAGAACCGAAGGTCTTTCATGAGAATCTGAAATGGATTGCGCAACAGGACAAGTATTTCTTTGCGGCGCTCGTGCCGGCAGGTCCTGTTGAAGAGGCAAAGGCATTTCTGGTGCAGGATTCTCCCGTCGTTGCATTCAAGGCGAAAAGCGGTTCAATCAAGTTTCATCTGTATGCAGGACCTAAGGAGGATGGCAGGCTCGCTGCGCTTAATATCGGGCTTGAACATGTAATTGACTTCGGATTCTTTTCGATCGTTGCGCGGCCACTCTTCTGGATACTCAAATTTTTCTACCAGTTCCTCGGCAACTATGGATGGGCCATCATTCTGATTACCATTGTGACAAGGATCCCTTTCATCCCGCTCATGACGAAAAGTCAGAAGTCCATGAAGAAGCTTCAGGAAATCCAGCCTTTGATGAATGAGATCAAGGAGAAATACAAGAAGGATCCCCAGAAACAGCAGGCAGAAATGATGGCGCTTTATAAGAAGCATAAGGTCAGCCCATTGGGAGGCTGCCTGCCGATGCTCCTTCAGATACCGGTCTTCCTTGCACTCTATCAGGTTTTACTGAGGGCTATTGAACTGAGAGGCGCGCCGTTCATGTTCTGGATCACTGACCTGTCGGGCCCTGATACGCTCTTTGGTCATATCCCGGCAATTCTGCCTCTCGTCGGAGGGTTGGCCTTAGGTCCCCTGCCGCTGCTCATGGGTGCGACCATGTTCATTCAGCAGAAGATGACGCCCTCAACCATGGACCCGACCCAGGCAAAGATGATGCTGATGATGCCGCTCATCTTCACCTTTGTCTTCCTGAATATGGCATCAGGTCTGGTCCTTTATTGGCTTATCGGCAATATACTCGGTATCATTCAGCAGTTCTTTGTCAACAGAAGCCTCGCAAACGAACCAGCTCATTAA
- the rnpA gene encoding ribonuclease P protein component, with product MKRSLLQTLTRRGEFKHVFEQGRKFPSRHLILYVHPNGLQQSRLGFVVSRKVGNAVTRNRVKRRLREIFRKLLAESVLCCDIVVVARSMAAEAEFLDLDRSVRRVFSGLKHENTIHSDHQAL from the coding sequence TTGAAGAGAAGCCTTCTTCAAACACTGACTCGAAGAGGAGAATTCAAACACGTCTTCGAGCAGGGCCGTAAATTTCCTTCCCGTCACCTTATACTCTACGTGCATCCCAATGGCCTTCAGCAGAGCAGGCTCGGCTTTGTGGTAAGCAGAAAGGTCGGCAATGCGGTTACGAGAAACAGGGTCAAGCGGCGTCTCAGGGAGATCTTCAGAAAGCTGCTGGCAGAAAGTGTCCTGTGCTGTGACATCGTTGTGGTTGCACGGAGCATGGCTGCAGAGGCTGAGTTTCTCGACCTTGACAGGAGCGTACGCAGGGTCTTTTCAGGACTAAAGCATGAAAATACTATTCATAGCGATCATCAGGCTCTATAA
- the mnmE gene encoding tRNA uridine-5-carboxymethylaminomethyl(34) synthesis GTPase MnmE, producing MNYSDDTIAAISTPVGQGGIGIIRLSGPDAVSIADRIFRSKNNEKPSCAPSHKMLYGHIVEPADQRLVDEVLLAVMRAPNTYTREDVIEINCHGSIVSARQILEIALSQGARVAEPGEFTKRAFLHGRIDLSQAEAVIDVINAKTNESMRIAGEQLRGGLAGKLSEIRERLIEITAFVEAYIDFPEDEIGTISKKEIEKKLSDVGGEIRRLSDTFNEARFFRDGLSVAIVGRPNVGKSSLLNTLLQKDRSIVTDLPGTTRDLIEDYLNINGLPIRIMDTAGIRSSDEIIEREGIRRSIQALSQADFIVAMFDGSEPLRQEDRDLLALIRDKNVVIAISKADLPQKISLDESAAEGMQYLCLSAVTGDGIEKLKSVIFESNLLGWKEEREGVVVTNIRHKAALDSAAESLGRAVSLLSGDNPLELFSVEMRESLDRIGEITGTITTDEILQKIFSSFCIGK from the coding sequence ATGAATTATTCTGACGATACGATAGCTGCCATATCGACTCCTGTGGGTCAGGGAGGGATTGGCATTATACGCCTGAGCGGGCCTGATGCCGTTTCAATTGCGGACAGGATCTTTCGCTCAAAAAACAATGAAAAGCCTTCATGTGCTCCATCTCACAAAATGCTCTATGGCCATATTGTCGAACCCGCTGACCAACGTCTGGTGGACGAGGTTCTCCTTGCCGTAATGCGTGCGCCAAACACATACACGCGCGAGGATGTTATCGAGATTAATTGCCATGGCAGTATCGTCTCCGCAAGACAGATACTTGAGATCGCCCTGAGTCAGGGAGCAAGGGTAGCAGAGCCCGGAGAATTTACAAAGCGGGCGTTTCTTCATGGCAGAATAGATCTAAGCCAGGCAGAGGCGGTAATCGACGTTATCAATGCAAAGACCAATGAAAGCATGAGAATAGCCGGCGAGCAGCTCAGAGGCGGACTTGCCGGGAAACTCTCTGAAATACGTGAGAGGCTTATAGAGATAACTGCCTTTGTAGAGGCGTATATCGACTTTCCTGAAGATGAGATTGGGACAATCTCAAAAAAAGAGATTGAGAAAAAACTCTCGGACGTAGGCGGGGAGATCAGGAGACTGTCGGACACGTTCAATGAGGCGAGGTTCTTCAGAGATGGGCTCTCTGTCGCTATCGTGGGCAGGCCGAATGTCGGCAAGTCATCGCTTCTGAATACCCTGCTTCAGAAGGACCGCTCAATTGTCACGGATCTGCCCGGCACAACGCGCGACCTGATTGAAGACTATCTGAACATCAATGGCCTGCCTATCAGGATCATGGACACCGCAGGTATTCGCAGCTCTGATGAGATTATCGAGCGGGAAGGGATCAGGAGAAGCATACAGGCACTGTCGCAGGCTGATTTTATCGTTGCCATGTTTGACGGAAGCGAGCCATTGAGGCAGGAGGACCGGGATCTTCTTGCCCTTATCAGGGATAAGAATGTTGTGATAGCCATCAGCAAGGCGGATCTGCCGCAGAAGATATCACTGGATGAGAGTGCTGCTGAAGGGATGCAATACCTCTGTCTCTCTGCGGTCACTGGCGATGGAATCGAGAAGCTCAAGTCTGTTATCTTCGAATCAAACCTTCTTGGATGGAAAGAAGAACGGGAGGGCGTTGTGGTCACAAACATCAGGCATAAGGCTGCACTGGACAGCGCAGCTGAATCGCTCGGAAGAGCCGTCAGCCTTTTGTCAGGGGATAACCCCCTTGAACTGTTCTCTGTCGAGATGAGGGAAAGCCTTGACCGGATCGGCGAGATAACCGGAACCATTACCACCGACGAGATACTGCAGAAAATATTCAGCAGCTTCTGTATTGGAAAATAA
- the secD gene encoding protein translocase subunit SecD: MNKSIFWRFLFIGIAVVAAVVFFLPNTPLFKSMPEWWQKNMPNKGIVLGLDLQGGLHLVYEVEADKAVETTVNGYADAIKAMLLKKKLQGEVKKNGLHIEVAPASQEIIKALKEGYNNLDLSESGQMVTLTLNEKERTFIKDNAANQALETIRNRIDQFGVAEPTIHRQGQNEIVVQLPGVKDPQRARDLIGRTALLEFKIVNDESPIASQLPSSITPGDEEKILSQFADKVPADSQILFEKKLNKETGAVTKFPILVKKEALLTGALLSEAKVTLDTQFSTPHVSISFNPEGAKRFEEVTGENVKKRLAIILDNTVYSAPVIQEKIGGGSAQITGSYGMEEAKDLSIVLKAGALPAPLKMLQNVTVGPSLGSDSIEAGKMAGLAGTIAVAIFMIIYYRLSGVIADFALILNIVLLFGAMASFNATLSLPGIAGIILAIGMAVDSNVLMFERMRDELRTGKTPRSAVDSGYKKAFWTIFDSHITTLITAAVLFQFGTGPIKGFALTLGLGVTINLYTALIGTKSVFDLINSRREVKTLSI, from the coding sequence ATGAATAAAAGCATTTTCTGGAGATTCCTTTTTATCGGGATAGCTGTCGTTGCGGCAGTTGTCTTTTTCCTGCCCAATACTCCCTTATTCAAGAGCATGCCGGAGTGGTGGCAGAAGAATATGCCGAACAAGGGCATCGTTCTCGGCCTTGACCTGCAGGGTGGCCTGCATCTTGTCTATGAAGTTGAAGCTGACAAGGCCGTCGAAACCACGGTCAATGGATACGCCGATGCTATAAAGGCAATGCTCCTGAAGAAAAAACTGCAGGGAGAGGTAAAAAAGAACGGTCTGCATATTGAAGTAGCACCTGCCTCGCAGGAGATCATAAAGGCCCTCAAGGAAGGATATAACAACCTTGACCTCTCCGAGTCAGGACAGATGGTTACCCTTACATTAAACGAAAAAGAGAGAACATTTATTAAAGACAACGCTGCGAATCAGGCGCTTGAGACGATAAGAAACAGAATAGACCAATTTGGCGTAGCTGAGCCTACGATCCACAGACAAGGGCAGAATGAAATTGTCGTGCAGCTGCCCGGGGTAAAAGACCCTCAGCGGGCAAGAGACCTGATCGGCAGAACAGCATTGCTTGAATTCAAAATTGTCAACGATGAATCTCCAATTGCTTCTCAGCTGCCGTCTTCCATAACTCCAGGTGACGAAGAGAAGATCCTGAGCCAATTTGCAGACAAGGTGCCTGCTGACAGCCAGATCCTGTTTGAAAAGAAGCTCAACAAGGAAACCGGTGCGGTTACAAAATTCCCGATCCTCGTAAAAAAAGAGGCCCTGCTCACCGGCGCGCTCCTGAGCGAGGCAAAGGTCACCCTTGACACTCAGTTCAGCACACCCCATGTATCGATCAGCTTCAACCCTGAAGGGGCCAAGAGGTTCGAGGAAGTAACTGGTGAAAATGTAAAGAAGCGCCTTGCGATCATCCTTGACAACACGGTCTATTCAGCTCCGGTGATCCAGGAGAAGATCGGAGGAGGCAGTGCGCAGATAACCGGCAGCTATGGCATGGAAGAGGCTAAAGACCTGAGCATTGTTCTTAAGGCCGGAGCGCTTCCGGCGCCGCTCAAAATGCTCCAAAACGTAACCGTCGGCCCGTCTCTGGGCAGCGACTCGATCGAGGCAGGCAAAATGGCAGGCCTCGCAGGCACGATCGCAGTTGCCATCTTCATGATCATTTACTACAGGCTGTCAGGCGTCATTGCTGACTTTGCCCTTATCCTGAATATTGTCCTGCTCTTCGGTGCCATGGCATCCTTCAATGCAACACTCAGCCTCCCAGGCATTGCAGGCATCATCCTTGCAATCGGTATGGCTGTTGACTCCAACGTGCTGATGTTTGAACGAATGAGGGATGAGTTGCGGACCGGCAAAACCCCGCGTTCAGCGGTTGATTCAGGATATAAGAAGGCTTTCTGGACCATCTTCGACTCTCACATTACGACGTTGATTACGGCTGCCGTTCTCTTTCAGTTCGGCACCGGGCCGATCAAGGGTTTTGCGCTCACGCTAGGCCTCGGCGTTACGATCAACCTGTATACTGCACTCATCGGGACCAAGTCCGTATTCGATCTTATCAATTCCAGACGTGAAGTCAAGACGCTGAGCATATAG
- the secF gene encoding protein translocase subunit SecF, translating to MLELVKNTKIDFMGKKYIAFVLSGLISIIGLFAIYQIAHGRANLGIDFAGGTSVQLKFEKPVKVHDIRKTLEDGGIKDFDLHELTGENKVLIRAKNIEIQLGKISEQITSVISQKFPENKFVVDSTTEIGPKVGGELRKNAGWAIFWATVFILIYIAIRFRLNFAVGATVATFHDVTAVLGIFFLLGKEINLILLTALLTIAGYSLTDTVVVFDRIRENLRTRLKDPVDSVMNLSINEVLSRTIVTSFTVLLTSIALFFFGGEVLHDFSLAMILGVLVGTYSSIFVASPIVLLWGGNKAFAKK from the coding sequence ATGTTAGAACTCGTTAAAAATACCAAGATAGATTTTATGGGGAAAAAATATATTGCCTTTGTCCTGTCCGGCCTTATCTCGATCATCGGCCTCTTTGCGATATACCAGATCGCACATGGAAGGGCAAACCTCGGCATAGATTTTGCCGGCGGCACGTCAGTGCAGCTCAAGTTCGAAAAACCGGTAAAGGTGCATGATATCAGGAAGACTCTTGAGGACGGCGGGATCAAGGACTTTGATCTCCATGAACTGACCGGTGAGAATAAGGTACTAATCCGCGCAAAAAATATCGAGATCCAGCTGGGCAAGATATCTGAACAGATCACCTCAGTCATCAGCCAGAAGTTTCCGGAAAATAAGTTTGTCGTAGATTCAACGACAGAGATCGGCCCAAAGGTTGGAGGAGAACTTCGCAAAAATGCTGGCTGGGCAATCTTCTGGGCAACAGTCTTCATCTTAATCTACATTGCTATTCGCTTCAGATTAAACTTTGCGGTAGGTGCAACGGTTGCCACATTCCATGATGTAACGGCAGTCTTGGGTATCTTCTTCCTGTTAGGCAAGGAGATCAATCTCATCCTCCTGACCGCATTGCTGACAATCGCCGGCTATTCGCTGACCGATACGGTTGTTGTTTTTGACAGGATCAGGGAAAACCTCCGCACAAGGCTTAAGGACCCGGTTGACAGCGTGATGAACCTGAGCATTAATGAGGTGCTGTCAAGGACCATCGTCACATCCTTCACGGTTCTCCTTACGTCGATTGCTCTTTTCTTTTTTGGCGGAGAGGTGCTCCACGATTTCAGCCTCGCCATGATACTGGGCGTTCTGGTTGGCACCTATTCATCGATCTTTGTTGCAAGCCCGATCGTGCTCCTCTGGGGCGGCAACAAGGCGTTTGCAAAGAAATAG
- the rpmH gene encoding 50S ribosomal protein L34, which translates to MGTYTTFHPHTKKQKRTHGFLVRMSTVGGRNVIKRRRKKGRKRLAV; encoded by the coding sequence ATGGGAACATATACAACATTTCATCCACACACAAAGAAACAGAAGAGGACGCACGGCTTTCTCGTAAGAATGAGCACGGTCGGCGGCCGCAATGTGATCAAGAGGAGAAGGAAAAAAGGACGGAAAAGACTGGCTGTTTGA
- a CDS encoding bifunctional (p)ppGpp synthetase/guanosine-3',5'-bis(diphosphate) 3'-pyrophosphohydrolase, translating into MSETLSLTGLIDKVRSYSQDADFSSVQRAYHFSREAHCSQKRSEGSPYINHPLAVAYILADMKMDSLSIASGLLHDTVEDADVTMDDIKVIFGKEIAFIVKGLTKLAKVEFRTKQEAQAENFRKMLLAMSEDIRIMLIKFADRLHNMRTLQFLPEAKQQRIAAETLEIYAPIANRLGIGWLKTELEDLSFKYLMPQLYDDLVKKVAKRREEQEGYIKEVVSLIEQQLKEEGLPGKVKGRVKHFYGIYQKMQKQRITFEEIHDVIGVRIITDTNANCYAILGIIHSLWTPIPGKFKDYIGVPKSNMYQSLHTTVIGPKGERVEFQIRTDEMNKVAEQGIASHWKYKEKGTIDENNNKYITWLRELVQVQKDEPNAVDFLEALKGEVVPEVVYVFTPKGEVKEMPLGSTPVDLAYSIHTQIGHKCVGARINGKIVPLKYKMRNGDTVEIITSPTHGPSRDWLKFVVSQRAKIRIKQWIKAEERAQSVELGIKLLENDFRKHGMSHALMKSDEILDVAKGLGVGNLEELFVAVGFGKITPHQVINRLRPGKEATEEEAIKIRRPAKEHKGISIKGIDDILYHTGKCCFPVPGDSLVGFVTIGKGVTIHRKDCQNLERLATEHARLVDVEWQPSAQSTANTRLHVETVDKPGILANLSVLISSLNINIVHLEAASTQDKKGHITLVIEVKDLTQLKALMHKITQMEGVLRIRR; encoded by the coding sequence ATGTCTGAGACATTGTCGCTAACCGGGCTCATTGATAAGGTCCGCTCCTATAGCCAGGATGCTGACTTTAGTTCCGTTCAACGGGCTTATCATTTCTCGCGAGAAGCCCATTGCAGCCAGAAAAGAAGCGAAGGTTCACCGTATATCAATCATCCCCTTGCTGTCGCCTATATCCTTGCAGACATGAAGATGGACTCGCTTTCGATCGCCTCCGGCCTGCTCCATGATACGGTTGAAGATGCTGACGTTACGATGGATGACATCAAGGTCATATTCGGAAAAGAGATAGCCTTTATCGTAAAAGGCCTTACAAAACTCGCCAAGGTCGAGTTCAGAACAAAGCAGGAGGCACAGGCTGAAAACTTCAGAAAAATGCTTCTGGCCATGTCTGAGGACATCCGCATCATGCTCATCAAGTTCGCCGACAGGCTCCATAATATGCGGACTCTCCAGTTTCTTCCTGAGGCCAAGCAGCAGCGTATCGCGGCTGAGACACTCGAAATTTACGCACCCATAGCAAACAGACTCGGTATCGGATGGCTTAAGACCGAACTTGAGGATCTGAGCTTTAAGTATCTCATGCCACAGCTCTACGATGATCTGGTCAAAAAAGTTGCAAAGCGCAGGGAAGAGCAGGAAGGGTACATAAAAGAAGTCGTTTCCCTCATCGAACAGCAGCTGAAAGAAGAAGGCCTTCCAGGCAAGGTCAAGGGAAGAGTCAAACACTTCTACGGCATCTACCAAAAGATGCAGAAGCAGAGGATCACCTTTGAGGAGATTCATGATGTCATAGGAGTCCGGATCATTACAGACACCAATGCCAATTGCTACGCAATCCTTGGCATTATCCACTCCCTCTGGACGCCCATTCCCGGAAAATTCAAGGACTACATCGGCGTGCCCAAGTCGAACATGTATCAGTCCCTTCATACTACCGTCATAGGCCCTAAAGGGGAGCGGGTAGAGTTTCAGATTCGGACTGACGAGATGAATAAGGTAGCGGAACAGGGTATCGCCTCTCACTGGAAATATAAGGAAAAGGGAACGATCGACGAAAATAACAATAAGTATATTACCTGGCTCAGGGAATTGGTTCAGGTACAGAAAGATGAACCGAATGCGGTCGATTTTCTCGAAGCCCTCAAGGGTGAGGTCGTGCCTGAGGTGGTCTATGTTTTCACGCCCAAGGGCGAGGTAAAAGAGATGCCTCTCGGTTCAACGCCGGTTGACCTTGCCTACAGCATCCATACCCAGATAGGCCACAAGTGCGTTGGTGCGAGGATAAACGGCAAGATCGTCCCCCTGAAATACAAAATGCGGAACGGCGACACCGTCGAGATCATCACCTCGCCGACGCACGGCCCCAGCAGGGACTGGCTGAAGTTCGTTGTCTCACAAAGGGCAAAGATAAGAATAAAGCAGTGGATCAAGGCGGAAGAGCGCGCTCAGAGCGTTGAACTCGGCATCAAGCTTCTCGAAAATGACTTCAGAAAACATGGCATGAGCCACGCACTCATGAAATCCGACGAGATACTGGATGTTGCAAAGGGACTCGGCGTGGGTAATCTCGAAGAGCTCTTTGTTGCTGTCGGCTTCGGCAAGATCACCCCGCACCAGGTGATCAACCGGCTCAGGCCCGGGAAAGAGGCCACGGAAGAAGAGGCAATAAAAATCCGAAGACCTGCCAAAGAGCATAAAGGCATCAGCATTAAAGGAATTGATGATATCCTCTACCATACGGGCAAGTGCTGCTTCCCGGTGCCAGGTGACAGCCTTGTCGGCTTTGTCACGATCGGCAAGGGTGTTACGATTCACCGCAAGGACTGCCAGAACCTCGAGAGGCTCGCAACCGAGCATGCGCGGCTCGTGGATGTTGAATGGCAGCCGTCTGCACAGAGCACGGCAAATACCAGACTCCATGTCGAGACTGTTGACAAACCCGGAATTCTTGCAAATCTCAGCGTTCTTATCTCGTCGCTTAATATCAATATTGTCCATCTTGAAGCAGCATCGACCCAGGACAAAAAAGGGCATATTACCCTTGTAATTGAAGTAAAGGACCTCACCCAGCTCAAGGCGCTCATGCATAAGATCACCCAGATGGAGGGTGTTCTCAGGATCAGGAGATAA